CTGGGCGCGCTCGTGCCCAAGCGCTGGGCGCGCCGCGCGGTGACGCGCAACCTGGTACGCCGCCAGATCTACGCCCTGGGCGCGGACGCGGCGCCGCAGCTGGCCTGCGCCGCCTACGTGGTGCGCCTGCGCACGGCCTTCGACCGGCGCAAGTTCCCCAGCGCCGCGTCGCCCGCACTCAAGCAGGCGGTGCGCCAGGAACTGGTGCAGTTGTTCGAGCGCGCGCCGCGTGCGGCGGTGCAACCATGATGCAAGGCCTGCTGATCAAGCTGGTGCGCGGCTACCAGTTGCTGCTCAGCCCCTGGCTGGGCAACAACTGCCGCTTCGAGCCCACCTGCTCCAACTATGCGCTGGGCGCGCTGCGCCGCCACGGCGCGGGCACCGGCAGTTACCTGACACTGCGGCGCCTGGCGCGCTGCCATCCCTGGTGCGCCGGCGGCCATGACCCCGTGCCGGACGTGCTGCCGCGCAGCCAGCGGCTGTTTTCCCGCCTGAGCGAACGCGACCGCGCCCACGCCCCCTCTTCCAGCACACGCGACCCCTCATGAACGACATTCGCCGCACCATCCTGTGGGTGATCTTTGGCTTTTCCATGGTCCTGCTCTGGGACCGCTGGCAGATCCACAACGGCAAGCCCGCCACCTTCTTCCCGGACCCGGTCACGCAAAGCGCCGCCTCCGCCAGCCCGGCCGCGGCCCCGACGCCGCCCGCAGCGGCGCCCACCCCGGCTGCAGCCACCGACGACAGCGCGGCAACGCCCGCCGCCGCACCCGCCCCCGAGGCCCCGGCCGTGGCCCACGAGCGCGTGACCCTGACCACCGACGTGTTCCGCCTGACTTTCGACAACCAGGGGGGCTCGCTGGTGGGCGCCGAGCTGCTGCACCATCAGGGCAGCCAGGACGACCCGCAGCCCTTCGTGCTGCTGGAAGACGACAGCAAGCATGTCTACGTGGCGCAGACCGGCCTGATCGGCGGGGCCTTCCCCAACCACAAGACCTTCATGCACGTGGTCCCGGGCCCGCGCGAGCTGGGCGAGGGCGACAATGAACTGACGCTGCGCTTCGAGTCGCCCGACCTGGGCGGCGTCAAGCTGGTCAAGACCTACACGCTGCAGCGCGGCGACTACGCCATCGGCGTGCGCCACGAGGTGGTGAACACCGGCAGCGCCCCGGTCACGCCGCAGCTGTACCTGCAGCTGGTGCGCGACGGCAACCAGCCCGACGGCGCGGTGCCCTTCTATTCCACTTTCACCGGCCCGGCGGTCTATACCAGCGCCAAGAAGTTCCAGAAGATCACCTTCAAGGAGATCAAGGAAAAGAAGGTGGACATTCCGGCCGAGTCCACCGATGGCTACATCGCCATGGTGCAGCACTACTTCGCCACCGCCTGGCTGCTGCCCGAGGGCACGCCGCGCCAGTTGCACGTGAACGCCGCCGACATCGGCTCGGCCGCGCCCGACTGCTGCTACCGCGTGCAGGCGATCACGCCCGTGGGCGAGCTGGCCCCGGGACAGGCCAAGGCGGTGGATGCCCGCCTGTTCGCCGGCCCGCAGGTGGAAAAGACGCTGGAAAACCTCGCGCCCGGCCTGGAGCTGATCAAGGACTACGGCTACCTGACCATCCTGGCCAAGCCGCTGTACTGGCTGCTGGACAAGATCCACAGTGTGGTCGGCAACTGGGGCTGGTCCATCGTCGGGCTGGTGCTGCTGCTCAAGCTGGCGTTCTACTGGCTCAACGCCAAGGCCTATTCCAGCATGGCCAAGATGAAGGCGCTGAACCCGCGCATCCAGGAAATGCGCACGCGCCTGAAGGACAAGCCCCAGCAGATGCAGCAGGAGATGATGAAGATCTACCGCGAGGAAAAGGTCAATCCGCTGGGCGGCTGCCTGCCGATCGCGATCCAGATTCCGGTGTTCATCGCGCTGTACTGGGTGCTGCTGTCCAGCGTGGAGATGCGCCATGCGCCCTGGATAGGCTGGGTGAGCGACTTGTCCACCAAGGACCCCTACTTCATCCTGCCCATCCTGATGACGCTCTCGACGCTGCTGCAAACGGCGCTCAACCCCGCGCCGCCCGACCCCATGCAGGCCAAGATGATGTGGATCATGCCGCTGGCCTTCAGCTTCATGTTCTTCATGTTCCCGGCTGGCCTGGTGCTGTACTGGCTAACCAACAACCTGCTGTCGATCGCGCAGCAGTGGGTGATCAACACCCGCATGGGCGTGCCCCCGCGCCTGCACCTGCCCAAGTTCCGCTGAGGCGGTGCGCCGTCCTCCTGTCATGACCTCGGGCGCGCGCGAGCGCTGGAAACCCCACGTCACCGTCGCGGCGGTGATCGAGCGGGACGGGCGCTTCCTGCTGATCGAGGAGCACACCAGCGACGGCCTGAAGCTGAACAACCCCGCGGGCCATCTGGAGCCGGGCGAAACCCCGGCCCAGGGCTGCATCCGCGAGGTGCTGGAAGAGGCCGCCTACGACTTCACGCCCGAGGCGCTGGTGGGCGTGTACCTGAACCGCTTCACCAAGACCCGCACCGGTGAGGACGTCACCTACCTGCGCCTGGCCTTTTGCGGGCGGGCGGGCGCACACCACCCCTGGCGCGAACTGGACAGCGGCATCGTGCGCACGCTCTGGCTCAGTCCCGAGGAGATCCGCGCCTGCCCCGAACGCCACCGCAGCCCGCTGGTGCTGCAGAGCATGGAAGACTACCTGGCCGGCCAGCGTTTTGCGCTCGCGCTGGTGCACACCCATCCGAGCGTGCTGCGCTGAGCCAGCGCCCCGCCGCGGGGCTACAGGCCGGCCGTGAGCTGCGTGATCAGGCGCTGGTAGAAGCGGATCGCGTCGGCGTAGCCCTGGACCGACAGGCGCTCGTTGGTGCCATGAAAGCGCTTGAGGTCCTCGCTGTCGGCGCGTACCGGCGAAAACTTGAAGATGTGGTCGCTGATGCCCTCGTAGTGCACCGAATCGGTGGCGGCCACCATCAGGCCGGGCGCCACCAGCACGTCGGGAAAGACCTCGCGGATGGTCTGGTTCAGCAGGCGGTACTGGGCCGAGGCGGTGGGCGCCACCTTGGACGCCTCCTTGGCGCCGGGCAGTACGCTGGCCTCGAGCTGGCCGGCCGGCGCCACCTTGCCTACCACCTGCCGCACGTGCTGCATCACGCCGTCACGGGTGTCGCCGGGCAGGATGCGGAAGTTCACCGTGGCCTGGGCGCGACCGGGCAGCACGTTGTCCTTGTTGCCGGCCTGCACGATGGTCAGCGCCGTGGTGGTGCGCAGCATGGCATTGGTGCTGCCGGCCGCTTCAAGCTGCTTTTGCACCACCGGCCCGAAGAGCCAGAGATTGGACAGCGCCACGCGAGAAAAACCGCCCATCTCGGGCGCCAGCACGTCGAACATCTCGCCGGCCACGCCGCGGATGGCCGCGGGCATCTGATCATTTTCCAGCGCGTTCAGCGCCGCCGCCATCATCGCGATGGCACTCGTGCCCGCCTTGGGCGGCATCGAGGAATGGCCCGGCGTGGCGCTGGCATCAAGGCCCACCGACATGTAGCCCTTCTCCGCCACGCCGATCAGCGCCGCCGGACTTTTCAGGCCGGGCATCACGCCGTCGAGCACCAGCAGGCCCTCGTCGAGCACGAAGTCGAGCTGCGCGCCCCGGCTCTTGAGCAGCGCGGCGATCTGGGCCGCTCCACGGTGGCCGCCCACCTCCTCGTCGGCGCCGTAAGCCAGGTAAATGGTGCGCGGCGGCTTGTAGCCGCTGGCGATCAGCATCTCCACCGCTTCCAGTTGCGAGAGCAGGTTGCCCTTGTCGTCCCACGAGCCGCGGCCCCAGATGTAGCCGTCCAAGACCTGCCCGGCGAACGGCGGCTGCTGCCAGTCGCCCTCGGTGCCCGGCGCGATCGGCACCACATCCTGGTGCGCGGCCAGCAGGATGGCCTTGGCCTTGGGGTCCCGCCCCTGCCACGTGTACAGCAGCGACAGGCCGTTCACCACCTCGCGCTGGAGCGTGGCATGCACCCGGGGAAATTCTTTTTCGAGCAGGGCGTGCAGCGCAAGGAACTGATCCCGGCTCAAATCGGCGTCCGTGGCCGACGAGATGGTTTTGAGCCGGACCGCCTGCGCCAAGCGCCCCGCCGCAGCCGCTTCGTCGACGGCCAGTGGCGCGAGCGGCGCCACCTCCAACTGGCGCGAGCCCTTGCGCCAGGTGTTGAGCGCCACGGCCGACGCCAGGACGAGGACGAAGATCAGCAGGGCACCGAGGGTTTTCTTCCACATAAGAACTGGCCTCCTTGATTGGTGATGGTTCTGCACGCCCTCGCGACTCATGCCGCGGCACCCTGTTCGCGCACGCCCTCGTCCCGGGTCTCGACAGGCATCAGCTGCAATATGCCAAAAAGCAGTTCGAACGCAGTGAACCCGAGAATGATGGCGCTGGCTCCAGAGAAGACCGCATGGATTTGCCACGTCATGAAAAGCAGTCGCGCCACGGCATCCAGCCTTCCCAAGGCCACCGAAGGATAAAGAATGCGCGCCAGCGCCCAGACTACGACCACCGACCCCAGCAAGTTGGCGAACAATATGTGCATGGGCTCCAATTCAGGGATTGCTCCCGGAAGGCCCAAGCTTCTGGCCGTCCAGGCGAGTAGCGTGTAAATCCAGATGAATGTCCATGGCAAAACGAACATCCAGGTGGCCAGCAGGTCGTACCATGCGCTGTACCGTACCATGCGGATGAAGCGGTCTTGTTGCATCGCGAGCTCCCGTGAAGTGCAAAGACCGCAGTGTCAACCTTAGACCATGCTTCAATGTCAAGCGTTTTCGAAGGCAATCCATGCTCATCGGCGAATTGGCCACCGCCAGCGGTCTATCTCGTGAGACGCTGCGGTTCTACGAGAAACTCGGCCTGATCCATTCCCGCAGACTGCCCAACGGCTATCGTCGGTACATCCCCGAGACTCTGACGCTCGTCATGTACATCCGGACCGCCCAACAACTCGGCTTCACCTTGTCCGAGATCGGGCGCGAAATCCCCCGATTTTGGCAAGGCGAGGTTTCGGGCGCCGACATCGCGCAGGTTTTGCAGAACAAATTGGCCGACATCGATCAGCGCATTAAGGCACTGCAATCCCTGCGCGAAGACCTGGCCGCACGCCTGGCCTCGGCATGCCCGTTGCGCACGCCATCGACCACCTCACCGCATCCGGCCACCGTGGCCGACGGCTCCACCCGTGGTGCGGCACGACGGGCATGACGCCGATTCCCTCCACGATCAGGTTGGTACGGCACATCCCATCCATCATGCGCCGCAGGGATTGGCATTCGGGCCGCCGATAATCCGTGGCATGCACAAGCACCGCATCGTGGTGGGCCTGTCGGGCGGCGTCGATTCCGCCGTCACCGCCCATCTTCTTCAAGCGCAGGGTCACGAGGTCGTCGGCATCTTCATGAAGAACTGGGAAGATGACGACGACGATGAATACTGCTCCAGCCGCCAGGATTTCCTGGACGCCGCCAGCGTCGCCGACGTGCTCGGCATCGAGATCGAGCACGTGAACTTCGCTGCCGAGTACAAGGACCGGGTGTTCGCCGAGTTCCTGCGCGAATACCAGGCCGGGCGCACGCCCAACCCCGACGTGCTGTGCAACGCCGAGATCAAGTTCAAGGCCTTCCTCGATCACGCGATGCGCCTGGGTGCCGAGAAAATCGCCACCGGCCACTACGCGCGCGTGCGCTTCAATGAAACCACCGGCCTGCACGAGCTGCTCAAGGGGCTGGATGCGACCAAGGATCAAAGCTACTTTCTGCACCGCCTGACGCAGGCGCAACTGGCCAAGAGCCTGTTCCCCGTCGGCGAACTGAAGAAGACCGAGGTGCGGCGCATCGCCGAGGCACTGAAGCTGCCGAACGCGAAAAAGAAGGACTCGACCGGAATCTGCTTCATCGGCGAGCGGCCGTTTCGCGAATTCCTCAACCGCTACATCGCGCGCGAGCCCGGCCCCATCATCGATGACCGGGGGCGCACGCTTGGGCGGCACATGGGGCTGTCGTTTTACACGCTGGGCCAACGCCAGGGCCTGGGCATAGGCGGGGTGAAGGACAAGGGCGCAGGCATCAAAGCGCCGCCCGGCCAGTCGGCGCGCGACGCGGGCGATCACGCGCCCTGGTTCGTCGCGAAGAAGGATCTGGCGCGCCACGCGCTCATTGTGGTGCAGGGGCACGACCACCCCTGGCTGCTTTCGCACCAGCTCGCCGCGCAGGACGCAAGCTGGGTCGCGGGCCACGCGCCTGCCTCCGGCAATTACAGCGCAAAGACGCGTTACCGCCAGCAGGATGCGCGCTGCGCGCTATCAAATACAGAGCAAAACGGCTTCGTATTGGCATTCCCAGAGGCGCAATGGGCCGTCACGCCGGGGCAGTCTGCCGTGCTCTACGACGGCGAGGTGTGCTTGGGCGGCGGAGTGATCGAGGCCTCGGACGGCGGCTAGACAGCTCGTGTTCGCGCAAAAAAAGGGCCATCAAGGGCCCCTCATGCATGCGTAATCGGCCAAGCCAGGCGGCTCAGTTCTTCTTGGTCTTGCGTCGACGCAGGGCGGCGAGCCCGCCCAGACTACTCAATGCCCCCAAGAGCAGCGGGGCAGCGCCGGGAAGCGGCACGGTCGACACCGGGGGGATCTCTCCCGGCTGGTACCAAACTGAAAAATGAGATATGGAGTTGTGGGCCTTGCCCGGCCCGCTCGTTTCCCACGTTCCACTGAGTGTTGGTAATCCCGCCAGATCCAGCAGATAGCCCGCAAATGAATTGCCCTGCACGATGGTGAGCAAGAGGCTGCCATAGCTCACAGGGGGATTACTCCATGTGATGCCCCACTCTCCGGGCCCTGTAGTTGCACCAATGCCTGAAATATTCAATCCGGCAACGGGCCCTGCGGCAAAGCCGTCGTCAGTGGAATACCCCAGTGTCCAACCAAGATCGTCCAGCGTGTTCTTGTCGTTGCTATTGGACTCGCAATACGTAGCGGACAAGCCCTCGGGTGTTCCGCTGATGGTTTGCGTGAGATCGTAGTTGATGGTTTGCTTGCCACTGGATGCGGAGCAGCTCGCAGCCGATGCCGTTGCAGCAGACAGTGCAAACGCTGCGCCTATTGCCACACCTGCAATGGCTCGTGAAAAAGTCCAATGTGTCGTCATCCGGCGCTCCTTCGTCCATGTAACTAACGCCACGTAGCGTCAACATGATGCATTGCGTACGCGTACCCCGCAATGGGCTCAACGGACTAATCGCCAAGAGCGGAAGGAGCACCGAGTTGACAGTAAGTACCAGCATTCAGTGGCTTGAACGGACTAAAACGAACTGCCCGGCTGTTTCAAAAACGCGATTTCCTCGGCGCTGCTCTCGCGCCCCAGCGCCGCGTTGCGGTGCGGGTAGCGGCCGAAGCGCGCGACGATGTCCGCGTGCCGCTGCGCGAAATCGAGGTTCACGGGCTGCGCCAGCGCGGTGTA
This portion of the Comamonas flocculans genome encodes:
- a CDS encoding ribonuclease P protein component, whose protein sequence is MHRLKTRPQFQAVLAAAVVARTAHFALHALGLDGAHPLFAGADCHLGALVPKRWARRAVTRNLVRRQIYALGADAAPQLACAAYVVRLRTAFDRRKFPSAASPALKQAVRQELVQLFERAPRAAVQP
- the yidD gene encoding membrane protein insertion efficiency factor YidD, whose protein sequence is MMQGLLIKLVRGYQLLLSPWLGNNCRFEPTCSNYALGALRRHGAGTGSYLTLRRLARCHPWCAGGHDPVPDVLPRSQRLFSRLSERDRAHAPSSSTRDPS
- the yidC gene encoding membrane protein insertase YidC, translated to MNDIRRTILWVIFGFSMVLLWDRWQIHNGKPATFFPDPVTQSAASASPAAAPTPPAAAPTPAAATDDSAATPAAAPAPEAPAVAHERVTLTTDVFRLTFDNQGGSLVGAELLHHQGSQDDPQPFVLLEDDSKHVYVAQTGLIGGAFPNHKTFMHVVPGPRELGEGDNELTLRFESPDLGGVKLVKTYTLQRGDYAIGVRHEVVNTGSAPVTPQLYLQLVRDGNQPDGAVPFYSTFTGPAVYTSAKKFQKITFKEIKEKKVDIPAESTDGYIAMVQHYFATAWLLPEGTPRQLHVNAADIGSAAPDCCYRVQAITPVGELAPGQAKAVDARLFAGPQVEKTLENLAPGLELIKDYGYLTILAKPLYWLLDKIHSVVGNWGWSIVGLVLLLKLAFYWLNAKAYSSMAKMKALNPRIQEMRTRLKDKPQQMQQEMMKIYREEKVNPLGGCLPIAIQIPVFIALYWVLLSSVEMRHAPWIGWVSDLSTKDPYFILPILMTLSTLLQTALNPAPPDPMQAKMMWIMPLAFSFMFFMFPAGLVLYWLTNNLLSIAQQWVINTRMGVPPRLHLPKFR
- a CDS encoding NUDIX hydrolase; amino-acid sequence: MTSGARERWKPHVTVAAVIERDGRFLLIEEHTSDGLKLNNPAGHLEPGETPAQGCIREVLEEAAYDFTPEALVGVYLNRFTKTRTGEDVTYLRLAFCGRAGAHHPWRELDSGIVRTLWLSPEEIRACPERHRSPLVLQSMEDYLAGQRFALALVHTHPSVLR
- a CDS encoding M20 family peptidase — encoded protein: MWKKTLGALLIFVLVLASAVALNTWRKGSRQLEVAPLAPLAVDEAAAAGRLAQAVRLKTISSATDADLSRDQFLALHALLEKEFPRVHATLQREVVNGLSLLYTWQGRDPKAKAILLAAHQDVVPIAPGTEGDWQQPPFAGQVLDGYIWGRGSWDDKGNLLSQLEAVEMLIASGYKPPRTIYLAYGADEEVGGHRGAAQIAALLKSRGAQLDFVLDEGLLVLDGVMPGLKSPAALIGVAEKGYMSVGLDASATPGHSSMPPKAGTSAIAMMAAALNALENDQMPAAIRGVAGEMFDVLAPEMGGFSRVALSNLWLFGPVVQKQLEAAGSTNAMLRTTTALTIVQAGNKDNVLPGRAQATVNFRILPGDTRDGVMQHVRQVVGKVAPAGQLEASVLPGAKEASKVAPTASAQYRLLNQTIREVFPDVLVAPGLMVAATDSVHYEGISDHIFKFSPVRADSEDLKRFHGTNERLSVQGYADAIRFYQRLITQLTAGL
- a CDS encoding MerR family DNA-binding transcriptional regulator; translation: MLIGELATASGLSRETLRFYEKLGLIHSRRLPNGYRRYIPETLTLVMYIRTAQQLGFTLSEIGREIPRFWQGEVSGADIAQVLQNKLADIDQRIKALQSLREDLAARLASACPLRTPSTTSPHPATVADGSTRGAARRA
- the mnmA gene encoding tRNA 2-thiouridine(34) synthase MnmA, with product MHKHRIVVGLSGGVDSAVTAHLLQAQGHEVVGIFMKNWEDDDDDEYCSSRQDFLDAASVADVLGIEIEHVNFAAEYKDRVFAEFLREYQAGRTPNPDVLCNAEIKFKAFLDHAMRLGAEKIATGHYARVRFNETTGLHELLKGLDATKDQSYFLHRLTQAQLAKSLFPVGELKKTEVRRIAEALKLPNAKKKDSTGICFIGERPFREFLNRYIAREPGPIIDDRGRTLGRHMGLSFYTLGQRQGLGIGGVKDKGAGIKAPPGQSARDAGDHAPWFVAKKDLARHALIVVQGHDHPWLLSHQLAAQDASWVAGHAPASGNYSAKTRYRQQDARCALSNTEQNGFVLAFPEAQWAVTPGQSAVLYDGEVCLGGGVIEASDGG